The genomic DNA CTGATACCGACATGATCCCAGGTTTCGTTCTGAAATGAGATGGTGGCGGGAACATATACCGGATCTTCCTGATTCAGAAAACCAGGGCCGTTTTCACCAGGTGGTTTTGGCATATTCATTCCTGCTGATCTGTTAACATCAGGCATGTTTTCACCCGGACCACCCCTTTTTCCGGGTCCGGGCATACTCCCACCTCCAAACTCCCCGTACTTGGCCGTCATGTCTTCCTGCATTTCGGTCCAGGATTCAGGACTGATGGTGATATTAATTTCACGGATTTCATCATCCGGAAAGACCGTATCATAGTCGGGAGCCGAATCTGATGCAAGGAGGTGTAAACTCTCATTTACATCAGCACTTCCTGGCTGAAGGAGAAGGAGACAGATTGCAACCAGGATAAGTGCAAAAATCTTTGTCGAAAAGCTAATTTGTGTCATGATAGTCATATGAAATTGTGTATTCCGTCCGGAATGGGATGGGGCTTGAGAGTATTATCTGACAGCCATGGCTGCCTGAAGACAGATATCTCGTACTGAGTGAAATATTAAAAAAGCGGATTCAGATGGTTGAAAGATACAACAGATCAGTATGACATTACTAAAACCAGGTACGTATCCAGGTGAAGAATAGGAGGCAGATGTAATTTTCAATGAAATGTTATTCTTTCACAGAACTGAATCGCCTGGTGAACAATAGTATTTGATCCTAACAGCCCATTTTTTTAAAATCCCATTCAGAAATTGACAAAATAATAAATGAAGGGAATAAAAAGAGATGATAGTAAAGATACATTGTCACTATGTGGACCGTGACATCGACATTAATTCTCTTTAATTTGCTTTTAAGGGAAGAATGGTATTCTTCTCTCATGTTTCCTCTTGCCTGGCTCCACTGGGATGGATGCACAGGCAATAAATATTTATCCAGAATACGTATTGTTAGATTGTCAAATCCGGAAGCCCGGAAGAGACTTAGGGGATAGTATTTATTTCGAATCCGTTTCCTTATTGCATGTGGAGCACTGGGATATTTGCTCCATATGTATGTTACTTTTCATCGAAATTCACTGTTACAATGCACGTGTTTGAATTCACGACTCACAAAGAATAAGGCATCTCTTAAAAAACAACGAATACTATGATGATCCGTTGTTTCCAAGGAAGAAGATTCCAACAATGAATAAGGTAATGGTACCCAAGGAAGTATCATTAGAGCAATTTTTAGAAATAATTGCAAAGGCGGATATCCTTATTAAAGCACCAGATCCTGATATTTATAATTTATCAAAGGCTGTTTCATGAATGTTTTTTATTAGCACTATGAGACAAATTCAGGATGGGTATTTTTAATTTCACAACGTTAATTTCCTTTATTGTACTATCAAGATTGATTTATGCAACAGCTACTATTGTTCAAAAAAAGTAATACCTAATAACTTAGGCATTTGACTTTGGTATCTATGCCTCAGCCCGGATTTGAACCGGGGACAACCAGATCTTCAGTCTGGCGCTCTCCCAGTCTGAGCTACTGAGGCGCGACTATACAGATTACACTCATGCATAATTAATACTTTTCATTTGAACCTCATATTCACACACAATTACCGGGAACCAGTACGGTATATACCACGTCCATTAAGGCATCTGAATACCGACATTATCCTGATGTTTTTCAAGAGACGGAGTGCGAAACCGGATACTACAAAAATTCAGGCAGATATCGCTCTCCGGACAGTTAAAGTAGTTCATCTTACCCATAACGATTTTGACGCTGTTGGCGCTGATGCAGTTCATCGAATTAGATTCAGGAAAGAAGGAGTGTACACGGTATTCAGCTCCGTTGGAAAATTCCCGATGTACCTGGATATCATCTCCCAAATAGCAGGCAAAGGAGACACCCTCTCTATCAGCGACCTTTCATACCGGAAAGGGATCGAGCAACATCTTCGAAGACTAAAACAGAAAGGATGGCGAATAGAATGGCGGGATCATCACCGGTGGCACGAAGATGAGATCGGCTTGGTGAAGAGCATCGTTGATCACCTCCATATTGATACCGGCCGATGTGCCTGTGGTATATGTGCCAGCGACCTGACACCGGATGATGTGATCGCCCAGGAGATCGCTCTTGTGGTCTGTGATTATGACCTCTGGAAGCACCAGGATCCCCGTTCCGGTGTTCTGGGCCTTGTACTTCAGCGGCATGAGAACAGGGAGCATGTCCGTGATATGATCATGCTTGGGGTCTTTGATGACAAGAAGATCAGGAGCGAATATGAGGATATCATGCGGGAGATGAACCGGGTCATGGAACGGACCAAGCGTGCAGCAAGTATTCTTGGAACCAAATACCGCACCGTTGTCGCCCCCATGTACGGTTACCCAAGTGAAACCGCTGCCTACCTTCGAAAAGAACTTGGATCTGATATCGAGGTTCTGGTCTCCCAGTCAGGAAAATTTTCTATCAGGTCAGTTCCCAATATTTCCCATAAAATTGCCAGGGAGTTTGGCGGCGGTGGTCATCCCAATGCAGCAGGGGGATTCTTCAATTTTACCCTGACAGATAAAATACTCCTCCGTCTCTTTAAAAAAAACCAATGGTTTGAAAAAATTGCCAGGTACGCAGACACTATTCAAAAATAACTGCAGACTCCTTAACTTTTTCCCAGTACTCTTCTTCTGATCCTGCTCCATATCCTGCCACCTTCAGATGATCATGGTCCACGTATTGCAGGGCATCAAGAAGGGCGGGTTCTGAAGCATCACACACGATGAGATTTCTCACCTGGTACCGATCCATAAGATCACCAACATGGGAGATCATCTCTGCCCGGATGATAAGGTCTGATGTGTGCTCTAAGAGTTCCTCAAGAGTATGAAGGGCAGGGTGCTCCATGAAAAGGAGATTTTTTGGACCGGACAGGAGTTCCAGATCAAACGGGCCGGAATTCTCCAGATGTATGATATGACCGGAGACACGGTTATCCCGCAGAGTTCTCAGGAGCTGACGAAATCCATGGAACATCTCAGCATAGGCATCCTCGTCATCAGGGGAGGGGCAGGTAGACAAAACCGCAGGACTCTCGTGCACCGAACGTATTTGCCTGCCTGAACTGGTTATGAGTTCATAATCGGCGACCATGGCGTCAGGAATGACATGCGGTCCGGACTCTTCATCCCAGGACAGGGCCTCTTCCAGCCGTGACCTGCAAAACTTTCCACCGACTGCTATCTCATCTATCTTCGCATCTTTTTGCGCAGAAAAGGATCGGAGTAATTGAAAGGTGATGAGATCAGCTTCTATGCCACGGTATGCGGAGATGAACTCCTGCAGGAGAGAAACCTGGGGAATGTCCGGATCTGAACCGAGTGACAATGTTTTAAACGCTCTTTTTTTCTTCATAAAATTACCATTTACCCCAGAGGAGCTTCCTGCGCAACTGTCAGTCAGTCTGACATGCCGGTTCAGGATCAGGGAGAACAGAGGTCCTCATCCTCTGTATATTTTATAGAATTATCTTCAAAAATGTACCTGATGAATAGCCGCCCACTTCTTGTTACCTGTGGCCTTCCCTATACCAACGGCCCCTGCCATCTCGGCCATCTCCGGACATATGTACCTGCGGATTTTTACGTGCGGTTCATGCGGCGAAAAGGAGAAGAGGTGGTCTTTATCTGCGGCTCGGATAATCATGGAACGCCAATCGTCGTGAGTGCCGAAAAGGAAGGTACAACTCCCCGCCAGATATCTGAACGGTATCATACCCATTTCTCTGACACCTTCACCAAGATGCAGGTGCACTTTGATCACTTCGGGATGACCGATGATCCAACCACCCATGCACGGACAAAACATCTTGTCAGCCGGCTGATAGACAGGGGTTATGTATACCCGAAGGTCATCCAGCAGGCATACTGCATACACTGTCAGAAGTTCCTGCCCGACCGATACCTTGAGGGAATCTGTCCCCACTGCAAAAAACCGGCACGGGGAGATGAATGTGATCAGGGATGTGGGAAACACCTTGAACCGGGAGAAATCCTGGAACCGACGTGTAAAATCTGTGGCAACCGGGCAGAATACCGGGAGCAGGAACATTTCTTCTTTAAACTCAGCGGATTCCAGGACTGGCTCAGGGAATATCTGGGCGAATTAAAAGGGACCGATAACGCCATCAATTACGCCCTGGGCTGGGTGAATGAGGATCTGCATGACTGGTGCATTACCCGGACACTTGAATGGGGAGTGAAATTCCCAGGTCATGATGATCTGGTCGTCTATGTATGGGTTGATGCCCCCATTGGATATATCGGATTTACCGAGGAGTGGGCAGAGAAGACCGGGAGAGACTGGAAGACGTACTGGTGTGGTGAAAACACACGGGTGACCCATTTTATCGGACAGGACATTACCTATCACCATTGTGTCTTCTGGCCGGCCATGCTCCATGGTGCAGGGTATGGAACACCCTATGCAGTAGTTGCCTCAGGAATGCTCAAGATTGATGACCATAAGTTCTCTAAGTCACGAGGATATGTGGTCTGGACCAATGAGGATTATCTTGACCAGGGGCTGCCTGCCGACTACCTTCGGTACTATCTTCTCTCCTACACCAGCCATACAAAGGAGATGAACTTCTCCTGGCAGCTCTTCCAGGAACGGATTAATAATGAGGTTGTCAACAATCTGGGTAACTTCATATACCGCTCGCTTCATCTCTCCCAGAAACAGTTCGGCGGAGTGCCTGAAGGTGTGGTAGAGCAGGAGATCTTTGACCGGATAACCGAGGCCATCGGACAGGTAACCGGGCTTGTTGAGGCCTATGACTTTAAAGGAGCGGTTGATGCAATCCTCGCACTCTCCGCCTGGGGGAACACATATATTCAGAGTAAAGAACCCTGGAAACTGGCAAAGACTGATCAGGCAGCCATGGCACAGGTCATGAGGAACTGTCTTCAGCTGGCAAAAGCCCTGACGCTCCTCATTGAACCGGTTATGCCGGAACGGGCCGGACTCATCTGGAGCCAGCTCGGCCAGGACAGCCTAATAGCCAATAATGGATTTTCAGCCGGGCTTGAACCTCTCAGCCCCGGACCACTTCCTGCACCTTCCATTGTATTCTCAAAAATTGATGATAAGATGACTCAAGAACTCGATAAACGACTCCGTGACCGGATAGATGCTCTGGATGCGGAAAAAAAGCCCAAGACCCCGGAGATCTCTATTGAAGAGTTTGCGAAAGTTGAGATGAAGACAGGAAAAATCCTCTCTGCTGAACAGGTTCCAAAATCGACAAAACTTCTGAAACTACAGGTCAGCATCGGCGATGAAGTACGGCAGATTGTGAGTGGGATAGCCCAGTTTCACAATCCTGAAGAACTAGTCGGAAAAGACGTGGTCGTCTGCACCAATCTGAAGCCGGCGAAGATATTCGGAATTGAAAGTAATGGAATGATCCTGGCCGCCGGAGATAATGCATCCCTTTTAAGGCCTGAAACCCCGGTTCCATCCGGAACAAAAATCAGATAATTAAAAAAATCTCTTTTTTCTGTCACGACATTATCTGCGATAGTGCAGTCCGTATTGCATTCTTCACATCAGGATCAGGTTCTTGTTCCAGTGCCTGCATAAGAGGAGTCTTTGCTAAATCAGAACCAGACCTGGCAAGCCCCTCTGCTGCAATCCTCCGGGTATACGGATGATCATCGGTCAGGAGCCCGATGAGGATCGGAGGAATTCGTGGATCCTGCATCTTTCCAAGAGATTTTGCGGCCATGTACCGGACATGATCCTTTTCATCGGTGGTAAGAGCGATAAGGGACTCAACAACCTGGACATCACCAATCGCTCCCAGTGCTTCAGCGGCCCTGTACCTGATTACCCAGTTAGTATCATTGAGTAATGTAAGTAAGGGTGGGACTGCGGTTTTTCCCATTCCGGAGAGGGATGCTGAAGCATGTGCACGAACTTCCTTATTTGTACTGCGAAGATCTGCCAAGGCAGACTCCAGTTCAAGTGAAGACATGAAAAAAGAATTGGATGTTATCAAAGAAAAGAATGAAGGATTAGGTATTTCCTCCCATCCAAGGCTGCCCCACCTACCTAATCGTTCTCTCTTCTATTGTTATGTGACCGGTGCTACGGTCGGCTGTGCCATTGCAGTTGATGAGTATTCATGTGTCTGAGCCAGATCAAACAGTCCGCGAGCCACAGTTCTCTGCCGGTCTGTAATCTTTGTCGTAACATTTCCATCGCCACTTGCCTGGTAAATGTTATCATAGGTCTCAAAGTTGGTATTCATATAGACCTCTGCTGCCCCGACCGCCAGGGTATTATTCGCATTGGTACCCAGACCCTGGGCATCAAATCCATACCGCAGATTCACCGGGACGGTAGAACTCTCTGAAATCGCACGGCCACCAACCGTCGTCACTGCAGCAACCTCCTGCACATTCATTGCGCTTCCTGCTTCAACAGTTCCTTTGAACGCTGCCCCGTTTCCTCCGGTTCCACCTGCGAACACACAACGACCTACTTCATTTCCATTCGTTGCTGCCCCGAGTGATGTGATGGTTGCTCCCTCATCCCACAGCATCGTACCGCTCTGGCTCTGATCAGCCTGGTAATTCACCGTATGTCTGGCGTAGAGGTTGTCTCTGCCATCAGATACATTGGAACCATCCATATTGTACTCTTTCGTGTACCTCGTAGTTCCACTGGCTGCAAGGGTATTTTCACGATAGGTGAAGATTGCCCTTGTTTCATCTGGTGAAAGTGTATTATTCGCGAGATCCCCATTGGGAAGATTCGTCTGCTGCCACTCCATATCATGATTTACCAGAAGTGTACCGATACAGGTTGCATCGATAGTAGTCGTAATTCCGGTCTGATCATATGTTGCAGAAGTAGGTCTGACAGCAGATGCCCACCCGGTTGTAAGAACCAGGATTATAATAAGCACTGTGCTTAGTTGCCTCATTGTACAGGCATTCATATTAATCAACCCCATCAATTTTCTGACCACATCCGTAGTCAGACTGGTCACGAAAATTTCGTCGGTTATACATATATACCTTGTCAATTTTCAGTGACAGAAAAATTGGAATTTAGACGATATCCAGAAAAATAAATATAAAGAAAATGATTTAATCGAGTGATGAAAATTGGGGGGAGATTTAGGCAAGGTAATCCGCGGGCTTAGGCAGCTCTTCCTTGAGTCCCTTGCGCTTTCTGATCTGCAGGACAATATCCTTGGCAGAACCTGCCGGTACAATCTCAAAACCTGCAAATTCGCTGTTCCACATTGCACGACCTTCAGTTGCTGAACGCACATCTCCGGCAAATCCGAAGAGTTCCGCGACCGGTGCCTTTCCGATGACGGTGATGGTGTCTCCTTCACTGGTCATATCAAAGACCTGACCACGCCGGCTCTGAATCTGTGAGGTTGCACTTCCCATGTGATCCTGGGGGACAGTGATATGCAGCTTCTGCATCGGCTCAAGAAGTGAGTCTCCAGCAAGGAGCATTCCACCCTTGATTGCACTCCGGACGGCAGGGATGACCTGAGCCGGACCACGGTGGATTGCATCCTCGTGAAGTTTGACATCAACAAGCTTGATAAGCATGTTCTGAACCGGCTCGTCAGCAAGCGGACCGCCATCAAGGGCTTCGTGAATACCTTCGATGATAAGCTCCATCGTTTCGTTCAGGTACTGAATACCCTTGGTCATGTCAAGGAAGAGATTTGTAGCATAGATATCCTTGACGTTTTTTGCCTCTTCCTTGTCAAAACCGGCCTTGATCATCGTATCACGGCGTTCAAGAGACTCCTGGTTCATGGATATCTCATGGTTCTTGATCATCTCAACAACATGCTCAGGGAGCGGATGAAGTGTGAAGTAGAACCGGTTGTGACGGTTTGGAGACTTACCTTCGACTGGTTCGGTAAGTTCCTGGGTGATGGTTTCACGGTACACCACAATCGGTTCGGAAGTGATGATCTCAACACCCTTATCACGCTTGATACGTCCGGTGATGATCTCAAGGTGCAGTTCCCCCATACCTGAAATGAGGTGTTCTCCCGTCTCTTCATTAATATTGACACGAAGGGTCGGATCTTCCTTTGCGACCTGACGCAGAACATCGACCAGTTTTGGCAGATCCTTCATGTTCTTTGCTTCGACGGCAACGGTAACGACCGGCTCAGAGTAATGCTCAAGGGATTCGAACGGTGTCATTTCCATGAGGCTTGAAACGGTAGAACCGACGATGGCATCCTTCAGACCGGTAACTGCAGCAATGTTCCCTGCATAGAGCTCGGGAACTTCAACACGGGTCGGACCCATGAAAATACCGACCTGCTGCAGACGGTTAACCTTCTTTGCAGTTCCCATGACATACATTTCATTGCCCCGGCTGAGCTTTCCTGAAAAAAGACGACCGGTTGCAACTTCTCCTGCATGAGGATCAAAGGAGATATCAGTGACCATCAGACAGCTGGGTGCATTCGGATCACAGGTGATCATACCCTTTCCTTCAGGACTGTTGACATCACCGTGCCAGATAACACCAATACGGCGTGGCTGAGCCTCTTTTGGATTGGGAAGGAATGATACGACCATATCAAGGACGACTTCACAGAGCGGACTCTTTTTCCCAAGCTCCTTCATCTCACCCTTCTTACAGTGCTCATATACTTCCTTAAAGGAGATACCGGACTTTTTCATGTACGGGACAGAAATAGCCCAGTTGTACAGTGCTGACCCAAATGCAACCGTTCCATTGGCGGCATCAAGTTTCCAGCCATTGTTGTACATCTCCTCATTCATACCCTTGATCAACTTGTTGACCTTGTCAATGACCTTACCAAGCCGGATCTGCATTTCCATCTCATCGACCTGAAGTTCATTGATCAGCCGATCGACCTTGTTGATGAATAATACCGGCTTGACACGTTCTTTGAGTGCCTGACGCAGAACGGTCTCAGTCTGGGGCATGGTTCCTTCGACTGCATCGACAAGTACAACTGCTCCGTCTACCGCACGCATTGCACGGGTAACATCACCACCAAAATCAACGTGACCGGGGGTGTCAATCATGTTGATGAGGTACTCTTTACCGTTGTACTCGTGGACCATTGATACGTTGGATGCATCAATAGTGATACCACGTGCCTGTTCTTCCTCATCCGAGTCCATCCAGCAGGCTTTTCCTGCCAAATCTTCACTGATGATACCTGCTCCGGCTAGGAGGTTGTCAGAAAGAGTAGTCTTCCCGTGATCGATATGGGCGACAATACCGATGTTTCTGATACACTCCGGCTGGTTCATGAGCTGCATAACGCGCTCTACCGTTTTCTTCCCTCGGCTCATATTTCACCTGCAATTTTTAAAAAACAGAAATGGGATTGTTATTTACCGTGCAGACTTAGCAACACGTTCCCGTTCTTCACGCTTTGCGACAGAGTAACACTTGACATCCCCATTTGCAGCAGCAATGAGTTCCTCTGCGAGGGCATTTGCAACGGGTTTCTTCTTCTTGTGAGATGCTGAATAGACACCGGCTGCGATTAAACCGACTGCGGTATTAACCCGGCGCATCGGTGCGGTATCAACAGACTTCGGCACATTGATACCACCATACTTCAGACGGACGGTCTCTTCACGGGGTCCGGCATTTGCGACTGCATCACAGAGTACTTCGATTGGGTTCTTTTTGGTCTTCTGGTGAACAATCTCAAAAGCATCTCTGACAATCCGGATGGCAAGCTGCTTTTTTCCCGTGTTTACTTCAGTACGCATCAGCTGATTGATCAGCCGCTCGACAATGAGCATATTTGCTTTATGAAACTCCTGGCGGGTAAGACGCCCACAGGAATGGGGCACCATCATCGAGTTCAGGTTCACGTACCGTGCGATACCTGGGTCACGGATGGTGACCTCACTTGTGTCCCAGCGGTTAAAGAGGAGACGAGCCGGGGCAGATACTTCTTCACTCATCACGATCACCTGCGTGGCTTCTCCTTCCTGCCTATCACCAGTTCATGGAGACAGACATTGTTCACCTTCGTGACAACAAACCGGACCCCGGGGATATCGCCCATGGAACGTCCGAGACGACCGCCGATACCTTCAATTTCGACTTCATCGTGTTCATCAATGAAGTTGATGGCACCATCACCGACTGCAAATGCAGATACCTGACGTCCGTTCTTGATCAGCTGAACACGAACACACTTCCGGATCGCGGAGTTTGGCTGTTTTGCTTCAACACCGATCTTCTCAAGGACGATACCTCTTCCCTGGGGCGCGCCCTCAAGGGGATCGGACTTCAGTTTCAGACCACCTGCTGTTCTCGCAAAATGCGGGTCACTCCAGCGAAATCTCGCAGAGTCACGCTTTAATTTACGTGCTGCAAATTTACCCTGTCCCATTACATCACTCTGATAATCTTCGATAATTCCGCCAATAAGTGGCGAATTAGAATCCAAATGCGCGACGATTCCGATATAAAATGTCGGCTTTGAAACCTGTCTGTATACGTTGACACTTATGCAATATAATAGTTGTATTCACGCCCAACCTAATCTCATGCAGATCAGACTCTACAAAGAGGTCTCATTTGACGCAAGTCACCGGTTGTTACATTACCGGGGGAAGTGTCACAATCTTCACGGCCACCGTTGGAAAGTGGAGGTGTGGCTTTCAGGTTACACCGATGAAGAGACAAATATTCTGGTTGACTATAATGAGATCCGTGAGGTCGTGGACTATTATGACCATGAGATCATCCTCAATGAAGCAGATCCGATGGTCCCGCGTATTCAGGAGTTTCATGAGGTCATTACGACTCCTGGTGATCCGACAAGTGAACTTCTGGCACGCCTGATCAGGGATGCCATTGAATTGCGATACAAAGACAGCGGGAGAGATATCATCGTCGATACCATCAGGGTCTGGGAGTCACCAACCGGCTGCGCAGAGCTCAGGCATGAAGATCGCTGAAATATTTACCTCACTCCAGGGAGAAGGACTGACCTCCGGCTATCCTACTATCTTTATCCGACTGGCCGGGTGCAATCTTTCATGTTCCTATTGCGATACACCGGCAAGCAGGCAGGGTGGAATGGATATGAATGTGAGCGAAGTTGTTGCAGGAGCCCTTTTACAAAAACCACACTATGTCTGTATTACCGGAGGTGAACCACTCCTTCAGAAAGATGAGGTTGCAGAACTAGCCCGCCAGCTTATCAAAGCCGGAAAAATGGTGAGCATCGAAACGAACGGGACAGTTCCTTTTGATGATCTTCCAAGTGACATTTCGATCTGTATGGACGTGAAATGCCCGTCTTCAGGTGAGTTCAGTAACATCAACCTCTTATCTGATTTGAAATCCACCGACTCAGTCAAGTTTGTGGTCGGAACAGATGACGATCTGCAATACGCTGAAAAAGTCATTATGTCCCACCCGACAAAGGCAGAGATATTCATCTCACCCATTTATGGGACCGATTATCAACGAATTGCATCATATATTCTTTCAAGAAATCTACCGGCACGAATGCAGCTTCAGTTACACAAATTCATAGGATTACCCTGAAATGAAAGCAGTATGTCTTCTGTCAGGCGGAATGGACTCATCCACACTCGCCTGTCTTGCAAAGCATGATGGATATGATATCCTTGCCCTGCACTTTTCTTATGGGCAGCGGACCGAAGAGAAGGAACGGGAATGTGCAAAACGGATTGCCCGTCACCTCAATGCTCTTGAATTCCTCGAGGTGGATCTTACCTATCTAAAGGCAGTTGGAGCCTCAAGTCTGACGGATTATGCAATGCAGGTCAAGGCTCATGAAGATGCAGGAGACGGAATACCAGATACCTATGTACCCTTCAGAAATGCAAACCTCCTCTCGGTTGCCACCAGTTTTGCAGAGGCGCGGGGGGCCGATGCCATCTATATCGGAGTCCAGGCATCAGACTATTCTGGATATCCGGACTGCAGACCAGAGTTCATTGATGCATTCCAGAAGGTTATCACCCTTGGGACTCGCCCGGATGCAGGCATTATCCTGAAGACGCCCTTTGTAAAACTCAACAAAGCAGAGATCCTGAAGATAGGGATGGACCTGAACGTTCCGTACGAGGATACCTGGTCCTGTTATGCAGAGAACGAGGTTGCGTGCGGGATATGTGGATCATGCCATTATAGACTGGAAGCATTCAGACAGATTGGGATACAGGATCCCATCCCCTACCGGTAAATTATGGAGATATATCGCGGACGCAGGCTCTGGGTTGAAAAGCGGGGCTTTCATCTCCCGGATGGGCGGGAGAAGGAGGCGATTGTCGTCCATCCCGGTGATGCAGTCGTCATACTCCCCCATGAAGGAGATGATATTTTACTTATCAGGCAATGGAGATCTCCCATTGGCACCTATATTTTTGAAGCGCCTGCCGGAACCATGGAAGAAGGTGAAGATCCGATGGAGACTGCAAAACGGGAACTCATCGAAGAGACCGGTATGGCTGCAGGGTCCATGCATGCCTTAGGATATATCTATACAACACCAGGCTTTACCGATGAGCGGCTCTGGCTCTTTGAGGCAACAGATCTGGTCCCTTCAAGGGAACATTCCCCTGATGATGATGAAGTCATTGAGCCGGTACGGGTTACTGTACCGCAGATAAGGGAGATGATCCGAACCGGCGAAATCGTGGATGCAAAGACCATTTGCATCTTTTACCGGTGGATATGCGAGCGTTCTGATGAATAACTCATACCTTTTTCTGGTCCTGATTCTTGCCCTATCCCTCCTGACTGCAGGCTGCATGGATGCGAGCAATGAAGAGAAAGTGATTGCATCATGGAATCTCTCTCCTGATGGCAGCATCGGATTCTCAGTTCCGGAGACTGTTATTGAAGAACGGGTCCTTGAAGAAGGAAGGAACCTGATCAGTACCGACCTGATATTCAAGGGGTTTGCCGGGGATGTACATGCCATCCTTGTCAGTCCAAAAAATCCGGCTGCATTTCTGGTCTGGGCTCCGGGTGCCAACAATCCCGCTGCCGGCTATGCTGAATACATGCATTATTACCCTGAGCATGGAATTGGGGTGCTCATTATGGATGTCAGGGGAAATGGTGGTGCAACCCCCGGATACCCGATGAATATTGAAAAAGATGCCGGACTCTTTATGCAGGGGGCCTGGCCGGAGTTTTACCT from Methanospirillum hungatei JF-1 includes the following:
- a CDS encoding 7-carboxy-7-deazaguanine synthase QueE; the protein is MPLNCDTKTAGEISSSIPSGSGSHQPAAQSSGMKIAEIFTSLQGEGLTSGYPTIFIRLAGCNLSCSYCDTPASRQGGMDMNVSEVVAGALLQKPHYVCITGGEPLLQKDEVAELARQLIKAGKMVSIETNGTVPFDDLPSDISICMDVKCPSSGEFSNINLLSDLKSTDSVKFVVGTDDDLQYAEKVIMSHPTKAEIFISPIYGTDYQRIASYILSRNLPARMQLQLHKFIGLP
- a CDS encoding NUDIX hydrolase is translated as MEIYRGRRLWVEKRGFHLPDGREKEAIVVHPGDAVVILPHEGDDILLIRQWRSPIGTYIFEAPAGTMEEGEDPMETAKRELIEETGMAAGSMHALGYIYTTPGFTDERLWLFEATDLVPSREHSPDDDEVIEPVRVTVPQIREMIRTGEIVDAKTICIFYRWICERSDE
- the queC gene encoding 7-cyano-7-deazaguanine synthase QueC, coding for MKAVCLLSGGMDSSTLACLAKHDGYDILALHFSYGQRTEEKERECAKRIARHLNALEFLEVDLTYLKAVGASSLTDYAMQVKAHEDAGDGIPDTYVPFRNANLLSVATSFAEARGADAIYIGVQASDYSGYPDCRPEFIDAFQKVITLGTRPDAGIILKTPFVKLNKAEILKIGMDLNVPYEDTWSCYAENEVACGICGSCHYRLEAFRQIGIQDPIPYR
- a CDS encoding alpha/beta hydrolase family protein, which codes for MNNSYLFLVLILALSLLTAGCMDASNEEKVIASWNLSPDGSIGFSVPETVIEERVLEEGRNLISTDLIFKGFAGDVHAILVSPKNPAAFLVWAPGANNPAAGYAEYMHYYPEHGIGVLIMDVRGNGGATPGYPMNIEKDAGLFMQGAWPEFYLIAADMISAKEYLKKIYPDIPIYAVGDSNGGRYAALAAGSDPDFAGYIGISTSGFHHIGEEYTSPIREFLLSIDPDVQVARIAPRPVILFHAPDDPVIAFTEGETLAVSAGKEAIFIPFNGTHGVNREVDERIIALVSPS